The genome window ATGGTTGGATCATGGGTTAACGATATGCCCTATAACCCGACAAATGCTCTCGCACACTAATCTTATTCCAAATTATACAGTTAAAGCTTTGATAGCAAATTGGTGTGAggaaaacaaaataaatctcGCAGAGTGTACTAGAGTCGTCGCCAAGACCCCCAAAATGGAAGCTCTGTATTTGCAAGATGCCATTAGGGATGATCGCCATCATTCACGAGACAGTAGCAATTCCTCATCAAGATCATCTCTTGAAGTTAATAGCTTCGAGAAGCCAAGGGTTAACGGTAATCCTGGATTTAGTGAGAAAAATTCTATTAGTAATGATTCAAATAAGTTTGACCATTCATCCCCCGAACAGTCCTGCCATCATAGTAGAAGTGGATCTGCTTCTAGCCAGATTACTAGCGCTGGTTATGTACCCACAATATCGTCTGATGGATCAAGGACTTCCAGTAAGAATAAGGATGAGCGTGATTTGTCTGGAGAAATGACATCTGAATGTCAATCTTCGTCTTCTTCTAAAAGGAATGTCAGCCCTGCTCCATCGTTGACAGGGAAACAGTACCACAGCTCAAACGTTTTGGTCGAAAGGTCTGCTGGTGGAGATCGTAACTACCCAAGAACGCTCTCTATGCCATTGGATTCAGGATCTAATGATCTGACTACAAATTCTCATGTGAAGAAACTGATTGATGACCTGAGAAATCCTTCTAGCGAAGTGCAAACTACAGCTACAGCAGAATTGCGTTATCTTGCAAAACACAACCTGGAGAATCGTAATATTATCTGTAATTGTGGAGCTATTGAACCATTAATTTCATTGTTGTACTCGGATGTGAAGCAAACCCAAGAACATGCTGTAACTGCGCTACTGAATTTGTCAATTAATGGAAATGTTAAGACCATTATTGCTGAAGCTGGAGTTATTGAACCACTCATCCATGTTCTTGAAACAGGAAATTCAGGAGCCAGGGAGAATGCTGCAGCAACCGTGTTTAGCATCTCAGTGATAGAGGAGTACAGGATAAAGATTGGTCGTTCTGGGGCAGTTAAAGCACTGGTTGGTCTTTTAGAATCTGGTACTTTAAGAGGGAAAAAAGATGCTGCAACGGCATTgtttaatttatcaatatatcATGAAAACAAGGCTCGTATAGTTCAGGCTGGGGCTGTAAAGCATCTTGTTAAGTTGATTGACCCTGAATCAGAAATGGTCGACAAAGCTGTTGCCGTACTTGCCAATTTATCAACAGTTACAGAGGGGGGTTTGGCAATTGCACGGGAGGGAGGCATACCATCATTAGTTGAGATTGTTGAAACAGGATCACAGCGGGGTAAAGAAAATGCTGCCACCATATTGCTGCAATTGTGCATTAGTAGTCCCAAATATTGTCGTCTGGTTCTACAAGAAGGAGCAGTCCCACCTCTGGTTTTGCTATCCCAGTCTGGCACAACAAGAGCCAAGGAGAAGGTATGCTGCTTCAATCAACTtcgttttatattttatattttctcttCTGTCCACGCTAGTAGTATCATTTTGTTAAAATCTATGTCAAGTAttgtcaactttttttttttaatctaaatatTCAAGGCACTATATAGAACCACAAGTTCTTCACTCCTTGGCGGATCTACTAAAATCCCTTCTAACTTGTACTCTCATATATGTAGTTGCCTCGAAGAATGAATATATGATGTCTATGTTACTGCACTGTGGTTTCTTTACTTTGCGGTTTACCTAACTTAGATATGTGAAAATACCACTACCTCTGTTTTTTTTCatttgacgctttgacttttggcacacacttttaagtgctttgaccggctagttaaaattatttttttctcaacaaaaatatataatcaaaattttaaatcacaaAAAGAATCAAAcatcaaacaaaaaatatagagGGAGTTCAATCTAACGAGTAAAACTGGAATATCATGGTTGTTTTATGTTTCTGGTTCCCTGTTTACCTCTCATGTTCAACAAACAAGAAGATGATAAGAGTTTATAATATTCATGCAGGCTCAACAGCTTCTGTGTCACTTCCGCAACCAGCGTGAAGGGGGTTCAGGAAGAGGAAAAACATGAAACAGATTCCTTTGGTACATATCGGCTGTTTTTTCATTACTTTTTATGCGAGTTACTGCCTTTAGCGTCATTCCATTATTCTCTTTCATTCTAAATATTCTTGTTCCTAGCTTTAATGCATCTGTAATGTAGTGAGATTTAGCGAGCTCGATTCTTAAAGTTTGGATTTCATCAAGCCATCAAAAGCGTAGTTGATTTATATCATGTACTTAATTTAGGTCATAGCTTGTGTTTCCATATTTTTTGAAACTAGTATCTGTAGATATGTTCTGTCTATTGTCTGCTGAAATTCATTTGGTTTCACGATTTGATGAGGTTCGAATGGAACCGGTTGTATTGCAAAACTTTCTTTATCTATGTTGGACGTTGAGTCCAATCTATCACGGATCATGCAACGTTCATCCATCTTTCACTTCTTAATACCAGACTGTCTAATGTTTTGAAGCCTGGAACGCTATTTCTTGTAACGTTTCACTACAAAACGTCAGACCGTGTTATGTTGTGTAGAGATTTTAGACCTAAACACAACATGATGTAATATTTTCTTCCAAATATCTGGATTATCCGACGTTAATAAGTGATATTTTGGGTCATTTCTCCGGACTCTGGTATTTTGAGATTAATTGTGAAAATGTGATATATGGGCATTTTCTAATGTATGTTTTGTTTAGGTAAGAATGGATGCTTGGTTTTATCAGCTCTACTGACTAGCAGATAAACAATGCAAATGTCcagattttgaaattatttatttttctgcaaaaataattattcattAACATACTTCGATAAATAAGTTGACTCGAACACAATTTGTCAGTtctttttttgacaatttttttgacaaatatggcttatagccttacaaatgagtattgttctgagccagggtcgaacccatgACCTGGGACGATAGAGGATAAGCCCTTAACCACTaggctatccaaccgtgctcattTATCAGTTCTTTTAATacttccaaatatatatattattttattaaaaatgggTCGAAATCGATTCGCTCAACCAGATTTTTTGAGATCATCGAGGAGGCAACAGCCACACGATCATATTCTACCTCAGTAAGAACCCTGCTAGACTTTAGAGTTCAACCCATAGGAATCCAAATGGATAAAGGCCTGTGTTAGAAGCAATGATCTCAATTTCAGActcttagaggggtgtattggattgggattttaaagcatttttttgcattcatgaaatccgagggtattcgattgagattgtttgaaatccattaaaatcttgaggtattaaattgggattttaaattatgctacaaaatctggtggtatttaattgggattttaaattatgctttaaaatccgatggtattcaattgggattgtttaaaatccattaaaatctgatggtattcaaatgctgatggattttttttcatttcataaaatgatggattttgtggcattcttcggtatattttaagttttttgaaatcccatcaaaatcaatgggattttgaagcattgtacctaaatcccatcaactctgcgacattttatcaagaatccgcacaaaatcaaaatcccatacaatccattaaaatccatagactaaaaacaatccattaaaatctcaatcgaatacacccccgttaattttgttctatttTTGAACTGTATACTTTAGTTCTTCTGTTAATCACTATACGATTTAATaaacaatttcaaaatttaagtaTATACTAGCgttaaacccgtgcaaagcacggacggctatataattttaaatttattatatataatttaaattttaacatcattttattagtgttttattaataactattatataatagtaatatatattaatgatagtaaatttatttttttattttttaaccaattataaattatatttaaaagaatgaCTGTTTAGAGATCTAAGACTATGAGAACTCTACATGTACCagatttttttagttataaagtgaatgatcaaaccaaaattttgtacgaatacaaattatacccatagcttagtatagtatagtataaataGTTAAGCTTTTGAACTGTTAAcattatttaaatatgtttatttttctaaaaaacaaTTCGAAATTTTGATAACATACgccttatttattaaaatagaataaaaaacgGAAAAAATGGGATATTCACAACGTACAGTGAAACTAGAAATTTTAAGTAACGCAGTAATGTAGAATCCCAGAACCctttaaaaaaatccaaatacatAGCAGCCTTTAAAAAATTTCACAACTATTAACCTAAAATCCTAGATAATCCATTTTCTTATTTTCATATTATCCTAGATAATTATTAACGCTAATTAATCATTGATGTACTTAATCTTGTTTGATTGCTGTGtgatttatttaatcacaatgTCCAATCAGAGAAGGCATGCAGCAGTCATCTTCAAATTTCATGTCCTCCACACTTGAAGCCATTCCACCTCCCATATAGCTCTCTGCTTCAAACTCCATGTTTAACAAGAATCCATAAGGATCTTCTTCATCGCACGCAGACTTAAGCATGATCATTTCGTTGAGATGATTCGTGTGAATTTGATGAGAAAGATGAAggaaattagggtttaattGTGGAACTGTTGGGAGATTATTAGGGTTTTGGTGATGAGGTGCAGGGCTTTGGGAAGTTGTGATTTGGTGGAggtgataattatttttattacaagCAGCTGGAAGCATAATTTGAGGGGAATGAGGAAAAGTGTGAGCACCAGCAAATTTTGCCTCAGAATGATACACATTTTGTGGGCTTAGTTGACTGTTGATTTCTGTCTTTGATTTGTAAAAGACTCTGCATAGCACCCAATCTTCCTGCATCATATACACAAACACCTATCAATTGGTATAGAGTATGTGGTAAAATAACATTCTTTGGTACCCTAACACCTCAAATTCAAATGATCCGGTTATCATCGGAGCTCTAGGATAGAGGTCTCCCGTCATGCTAcaatacaaaccactaaaatataAACGTAATTAAATAGAATGAGAAGGGTTTTCGGGCCGGGGATGGACCCAAAAATGAGCCTCGACAGGTTTAACTGACGTCTAGTAGGGTCAAGGAACAATAATGGACATTCTAGAGCTTGGGAGGCTAGTGGAGCTGGGATGTATTGAGTAGGGTTTGAGAGTGACCGCTATATTAATGACATATAGAAGGTGAGTGACATTGTTTAGTAgtaatttttcttattttgtgtCTAGAGGTTAAaacaaagaatttgaattagAAAAATCAACGCAAATATATATGGATATGTTGTAAGCCCCGCAGGAAAAAGCACGAGGCATGTCGGTGTAAATATGCATGCAAAACATCTTGTAACATGGCTTGTTTCTCAGATATTGGTGAAATGTGTCCTCTATCTATGTTACCAAAAGTTGTTTTAACAATGTTATAAAGTTGGACAGAGTACTTCTGATATGACTAGAGctacaaaaaaaaaagggaaagagAAATTAAACTCGGTTCGGGGTTTCTAGGAAGTTTCTTATAGCAACAAACgaaaaagagaaagagaaaaaCAGAAATTTGATAAGATTTGTGTCTTCGATTCGGGTTTTCTAGCTAGGAAGTTTCTTATTGCACTATATAGGGATCCCTTCTCAGATTGCGTGAAGTACAGGAACGGGGCTAACCTAATTAAGTTGAAGTCGTTGAACATGAAATAAttatatggatttttttttttcaaattccgCCAAATCAGGAGAAATTagggttaataggcaaaaaaaTCACCGAACTCATGATCAAGTTGCAAttgggtcactgaactcaaaaagtttgcaaacaGATCACAGAACTggatttaacttgcagtcaactcactgaactaataaaaatttgcatttaGATCACTGTGCCGTTAAGTatcagttgactttaacggaatccgttaataaaaattgaaaaaatataaaaattcgcTTTTTTAAAAACtcgattttgaaaatttaaaacttcgaaaaaatctggaaatttggaaaaagtctgaattttttggatttccagatttttttgaatttttgaattttttacaaaatttttagatttttttcgaagtttttacatttttcatattttttaaaaacattccatattttttaaagtttcttcaaaattttcagattttttttaagttttcataattttttgagaaaattgaatttttatatttttttcaaatttttttatattttttattattatctttaacggattccgttaaagtcaactcaTTCTTAACGGCacagtgacctaaatgcaagtttttattagttcagtgagttgactgcaacTTAAATTTAATTCTGTGATccgtttgcaaactttttgagttcaatgACCCAACTGCAAGTTGGCCATGAGTTCGGTaatctttttgcctattaacccggagaaattatatatattttaagccTCGATGATGAGCATCCAAAAACTATCGGTACTGAAggtgattaaaattatttaaaaaattaagacatAAAATGGATACTGAAAACAGCAGGTGATTTTTACCTTGGGAGGGATTAAAGGATTTTCGAGACGAAATTCATGCATGATCCAACCGGTTTTGACGCCATTAGGAGCCCTATTTTTGTAGAAGACCAGAGTCTTTCTCATCCCAACAATGCAACTATTAGTCCCGGGATCCACCACTGTACGATCTTTTCCGGTGGCTTTCCAGTATCCAGAGGTGGTGGCTCTATTTGTTCGGAATCCGGTAGCGTACTTGCGGTCTCTGAAGCTGAAGAAGTACCAGTCTGTTGAATTCAGCTTTGCGGCATCTTCAAAATCAGAAGAAGAATATTACAGGTAGATATTTATTAGACTACTAACGGTGAACATTAAAAAAAGTTGAAAGTATTTTAGCTACATGCATAGTGATAATCGAAGGTGGGGTACTGACAAACAATTGGACAGAGATTCTGGAATTATTAGTAGTGTTTTTTTTCTTGGAACAGGGCAGATTTGATTTGAGAGAAAGCTCTGGTActttttatattagaataattgtCCTTACGGtgcataattaaattatatgatcCGTGGCCATTGCTACATGACATGGTGCAGCAGACAGCAGCATGCTTCTGTAGCAATGCAATTAGGAAAGGAACCCAGACTCGCAGACGGAGAAGGATATACGGATCCAGAGGAGCTGTCGGAGGAGGAACGCGGGGGGACCCCCGAAGCTGGTGCTGATGCGGGTGCCAATGCTATTGCTGAAGGATGCCTAGCTGTTCGGAGCGATGCTAGTGCTCTGATCTGGGGCGATGCCTGTGTGTCCGGAGCGGTGCTACTTATACTGCTACCCAGGGCTGCGGATGGAGCTGCTGGTCCCGATTACAGATGTTCAAGCATTAGATTAGTTGGGCTTTTATATGTGTTTTGGAATATTGTGTTTAAAAGTTGGATTTGGAATTTTTGGTTGAATGCTTGTTGTGTTGGCCCGTGTAGACATATAAGTGTGGATGTTTGTGTCGCAAGATACCAAGTTGGCTGGAAAAGGGAAGTTGGAAAGGGGGGATCTAGAGGGGGTATCTGGGAACGGTGTGGTAAGGATGAGTGGAGTGTNNNNNNNNNNNNNNNNNNNNNNNNNNNNNNNNNNNNNNNNNNNNNNNNNNNNNNNNNNNNNNNNNNNNNNNNNNNNNNNNNNNNNNNNNNNNNNNNNNNNGCGAGAGTGAGAGCGggaggggagggagggagggaggggggagaggggggagagaggggTGAgcgggggagggagggagggaggggggagagagagagagtggcgaGGGAGGAGGGAGGAgggggggagggagggggggagagagtgagagagggaGGGGAGGAGGGGAGGGGGGGAGAGGTGAGCGAGGGAGAGGAGGGAGGGGGGAGGGAGGggaggagggggagagagagagagagagagagagagaggagaggaggGAGAGgcggagaggagagagagagagggagagagagagagagagagggggagggagggggaggtagggagagagagaggagggaggtcgagagagagagagggggagggggagaaagggagagagagagagagagattgcagAGAGAGATTGCAACCCTACTAATTGCACATATAATAGACAATGACAACCAATAAGAAAATAAGCATACTCGATCAATCAAGTAGATAACAAATATGAATTCGTACCTCTTCAACCTTCCTTTCCATTTGAGGAGTATCATCCTCGACCATCGACCCCACAAGTGTAAAATCTCCCCACCAATCATGAATTCCATTGAACCCTTGTACTTGGATCGGCAGCTGGATCGGAGGCCTCTAGTGCGGTTTTTGCAAAATTCGCGAATCTCTTCTTCAGACATTTGTCGCTGAAATTGAAGGGGGTTCGCACGGACCTCATTGAGCACATTGCGCACGACCGAGAAGGTACACATTGTCGGGAATGACGGCTTCTTGTCTCTGACCGGAAGATCCACCGGCTTCGCCTCTTGTTGAATCCCTGTAACGTGAGGCAAGAGTCGGAATAAGTTGACTAGCACGAGCCTCGGGGAATCCAACAAGGTAGTCCTTCTTAGGCTTTTTGCCTTCGGGAACTCCGGTTGCTGACAACCACCATTCCAAGGGCTCGTCTCTATCCCCTGTTTGTGTAACCGACACCGGCCTGCTTTCTAGAATAGAAGCATATCGTGTCTACAGAGAAATGTGCATCAATCAGTacattaaacaacttaaaaagtaaaatggacattgaaactttaaaaaaaaaccacaAGACAATCATTTAATTACCGCTATGGCCATTGCAGCAGGCGTGGTATACACGGGGTGCTCGGGATCACTTCCAACCCTTGTATGCGTCCGGTTCCATACTTCAAGGCGAGTTGGATTCTTTCACGTTCCTTCCTTTTCATTTCCttccaaaaacaatttaaatcatcaatataatatatatgtgaattaaatCTTAAAAGTGAAATTAAGGTGTGTATGAtaatagatatttatatatacctcCTTCACTTTATTAAAAGACCGGGCACCGGCACTATGCACCCGCTCGACGTTCTTGCGGTTCGTAGATCCAACGGATGACCTATGCAAGTGCCCCTCATTCTTTTcccaataatttaataaatcctTCCAAAAAAGTTCAGACCAATATCCAGGtcttaaactcaattttgataTTCCGCTTTCCTTTGATTTTTGCTCAATATTTGTCTTGAGCTCATTCAACGTCCTCTTTATTGTGTTCTTGATATGCttctcaattatattttttgcttcGGACCGGCTTTGTCCCTTTTGTTGCTTGAAATATAActacaattataataaaatcaagataAATTACATACATA of Daucus carota subsp. sativus chromosome 3, DH1 v3.0, whole genome shotgun sequence contains these proteins:
- the LOC108210601 gene encoding U-box domain-containing protein 3 isoform X2, whose product is MSKFCSVLGGEPLLLNIQGSSVRISHILCRLLESSPSSSSLSEVQHCKQEFQCAELKKISEPIEDALKRQQRGLAPDSDNLSIIIESLSLTADLELLKESIALEKERMKAVTRKSQGDINLISQLVNLISDIRNCLVKYEIFKSINGIAVPLYFRCPLSLRLMLDPVIVATGQTYERTSIQTWLDHGLTICPITRQMLSHTNLIPNYTVKALIANWCEENKINLAECTRVVAKTPKMEALYLQDAIRDDRHHSRDSSNSSSRSSLEVNSFEKPRVNGNPGFSEKNSISNDSNKFDHSSPEQSCHHSRSGSASSQITSAGYVPTISSDGSRTSSKNKDERDLSGEMTSECQSSSSSKRNVSPAPSLTGKQYHSSNVLVERSAGGDRNYPRTLSMPLDSGSNDLTTNSHVKKLIDDLRNPSSEVQTTATAELRYLAKHNLENRNIICNCGAIEPLISLLYSDVKQTQEHAVTALLNLSINGNVKTIIAEAGVIEPLIHVLETGNSGARENAAATVFSISVIEEYRIKIGRSGAVKALVGLLESGTLRGKKDAATALFNLSIYHENKARIVQAGAVKHLVKLIDPESEMVDKAVAVLANLSTVTEGGLAIAREGGIPSLVEIVETGSQRGKENAATILLQLCISSPKYCRLVLQEGAVPPLVLLSQSGTTRAKEKAQQLLCHFRNQREGGSGRGKT
- the LOC108213755 gene encoding protein CUP-SHAPED COTYLEDON 3 — protein: MSCSNGHGSYNLIMHHAAKLNSTDWYFFSFRDRKYATGFRTNRATTSGYWKATGKDRTVVDPGTNSCIVGMRKTLVFYKNRAPNGVKTGWIMHEFRLENPLIPPKEDWVLCRVFYKSKTEINSQLSPQNVYHSEAKFAGAHTFPHSPQIMLPAACNKNNYHLHQITTSQSPAPHHQNPNNLPTVPQLNPNFLHLSHQIHTNHLNEMIMLKSACDEEDPYGFLLNMEFEAESYMGGGMASSVEDMKFEDDCCMPSLIGHCD
- the LOC108210601 gene encoding U-box domain-containing protein 3 isoform X1, yielding MDTKSVSCLINTISRFLHLLSSFEMKNMPAQNGYRNIASSLKILKLILDNVVESKVSSDEILCKECEILDVAVNEAREFIENWSPQMSKFCSVLGGEPLLLNIQGSSVRISHILCRLLESSPSSSSLSEVQHCKQEFQCAELKKISEPIEDALKRQQRGLAPDSDNLSIIIESLSLTADLELLKESIALEKERMKAVTRKSQGDINLISQLVNLISDIRNCLVKYEIFKSINGIAVPLYFRCPLSLRLMLDPVIVATGQTYERTSIQTWLDHGLTICPITRQMLSHTNLIPNYTVKALIANWCEENKINLAECTRVVAKTPKMEALYLQDAIRDDRHHSRDSSNSSSRSSLEVNSFEKPRVNGNPGFSEKNSISNDSNKFDHSSPEQSCHHSRSGSASSQITSAGYVPTISSDGSRTSSKNKDERDLSGEMTSECQSSSSSKRNVSPAPSLTGKQYHSSNVLVERSAGGDRNYPRTLSMPLDSGSNDLTTNSHVKKLIDDLRNPSSEVQTTATAELRYLAKHNLENRNIICNCGAIEPLISLLYSDVKQTQEHAVTALLNLSINGNVKTIIAEAGVIEPLIHVLETGNSGARENAAATVFSISVIEEYRIKIGRSGAVKALVGLLESGTLRGKKDAATALFNLSIYHENKARIVQAGAVKHLVKLIDPESEMVDKAVAVLANLSTVTEGGLAIAREGGIPSLVEIVETGSQRGKENAATILLQLCISSPKYCRLVLQEGAVPPLVLLSQSGTTRAKEKAQQLLCHFRNQREGGSGRGKT